AACTGCACAGTGGGAATCACATGGCTTGATGCAAAAGTCACTACGGTGAATGAGAGGGGAGTACGAGGTGGATCAGCCTGCGTCAAACCTTCGGAGGATGTCTGACTGTGCCGTCACGACCCCTCATCCCCCAGGCTGCCACTCTGTACAGCCCGAGACTCTGAAGCTTCCCCACCAAGTTCAAGCTGAAAATGTTCCTTCTGCCCTCTTTGTCCTTCCGTGAGCCTCCGCTGCTCTCGTTTGCTGCGGAGCGTGAAGGTTTCGTACTGTGGGTTCGGTGCAGGTTGTGGTGAGGATGAGTGGAGGCTGAGATGCCGTGCTcttgcagcagctgcaggagtcCCAGTGATGAAGTGGCTACGTTTATGGTGTCGGTGGTTGCGGTGATGGGGGTCCAGCCTCCAAGGCCAAAGTGCTGCTGGTGGGATGGGGGCGAAGCGCTCACGTGCTCACAGTTCCGACAAGATGGCACGCCGAAAGAGTGAAGGCTGCCAACAGAAAGGAAAAAtcaatattaaaaattaaaaattatacaCAACTGGTGAGTAAAACTGAGCTTGTTGAACAAACATGCATAAGTTCATTCACaactaaaaaacacaagacGGTGTGAGCAGTTTCAGTTCATTCATTGTTAGTTTCTTTCTATCATTGCTGTAAGATGGATAAACATGATGTTAGAGTGGCGGCGCTGATGAAACAGGATCTGGTGGTTTGCTGTGATGAAAAACCTAGAAAGGGCAAAAGACACTGAAATATGAAGTGCAACAAGACAAGAATATGAGGAGGAGCATAAAAGTTAGAGAGAACGTAACAGCCCAACAGCATTCAGTAAAGCATTAGTAGGTGGTGAAGGATGTACATTTAACAGAATCACAGTACATGATTTGCCAATTAAGTAGCTCTAACGAACTCCGATTAGGTCATAGCTAATTTGTAACATTGCTTCTtcagttgatgttttttttagttaaacAAACTTGGTACTGTGCCCCTGTCGTTAATATTTGAGAAGAGATCAATCGAGCGTTAGCAGTTTATCCGCAACCCCTGACTCTTACTTTGCCCCGAGATCTTCTAGAGTTGGTGAAAGAGCCTGGACAGACGTTTTTTGCCACTGTGGAGGTAAAGAGCAGAGATTtgtaaagagagaagaaagcagCAGGAAGGAAGAGCGGAAATCCAAACTCTCAACACTTGTTGAATGATGTGACGCTGCAAAAAAAGTTGCTGGTTAATGAACACTGAATAGTTGGTCAGAGTTTActgcaactaaaaaaaaacaaaaaacaatacaaaatcaAATTCATGCCAAATTTAACTTCTTACAAGTGAACTCACTTGGTCAGGGCTGTGAAAAATACACCAAGAAAACAGAACACGCTCAGAAATACACTGACATTGTTAAGATTGcatgtttacagtatgtgtattcTTACCTAGCGGAGAAGGGGGGGATGAGAAGGGAGGGTTGGAGGACTTGGCTGGTGGTAATGGTATGTGTGGGAGAGGTCTGAGGGAGGTTGGGACCGGATGAAGAGACTGTGAGGTCATGGAGGGAGAAAGTCACGTTAAACTACGCATGAGGGAAAATACTCGCATCAAATGAGACACTATAAGGAGCCAATGAAGCTGGAAACTACAGTTGAGGAGGTATTTAAAGAGGATTTTAGAAGGTATTTAATGAAGTTAATAAGATTGACAGAGGTAGAGGAGGCAACATGTGTCCTACCCATGCCATGTGCTCCAGAGAGCAGCGACAGGTCAGGTTCATCCTCCTCCAGGTCGTTGAGGCTGTAGACATGCTGTATGTCCACCTCCAGCTCCCTAAAGTCTTTAGTTAGGACACCAGGACGTGGATGCAGGATTCCTCCCAGGTTTGGTTTAGCCAGCTGCTGCCACTGGTGCAGAGTCACCGAGCCTGATggagagagagtcagagggaAATGAGGTTTAAGAATGTTGTAGAACAATGCAGCTTAATTGTATTTATACTGTtagaaataacacaaataattaaaaattctACCTTCCAGAGGTTTGACGATCTGCAGGCGGTCTGGCAGGTAGGACCTGGATCCTCCCGAGGAGCCACAGGAGTGCCGTGAGCTGCCGTTGGAGTAGTTGGTGCCTGTTGATGCTGCCGGGCTGGAGACCAGGCTGTCATTCGGTGTCAGGAAGCCACTGGAGCCCTCACCCTCCTCACAGTTTGCTGCCAAGGCACGGAGTTTACGCTCACGCTCCACGTCAAAAAAAGGCCGCTCAGAGGAGTGGTTCTGCTGGCGGGCTGATAGGTTGCGCAAGGCGGCTTCGAGGTCCTGGCCTCCTGGTGTCCCTGGCTGGCCCAGACGCTTTGGCCCGCTGACACTGCAGAGAGAAGACGTGACAATGTTTTAATAATTGTGATGCTGTTTAGctcttacatactgttcagagTCAAATctgacccatttttacatttgagagcagtaagaCACCCTGAATACTGTGTTCTGGGTTAAATTCAATCCATACTTATTCAAAAGGcaccattcaaaaatgttattGCTTTTTTCACATTCAGTGAAATTATCGTGGCTGTTGTCGGTGACAGCGGACCATAATAATATAGTGTGTCTAGAGCCCTGTGAAAACTAACTAGATAGCGGGCAACACAGTCTGGTTGGGCAAGTCTATTTGTATgaacacatttcaacaacaaggcaattcaaagtgctttagataaaacattaaaaggcATTAAGACAAAGTGGCaaagaaacacattacaaaAGGACATTCAAATATAATTAGAAATAGTTATTAATCAGTGGCACTGTTTCATCAGTCCGTTGTTTAATTGTTCCCCATCCCATGGTCACTGGGAAAGTctttttttacactgatttttgtgttttatgatttaaCTACATTGTCAGAGTGTCTAATTGTGGTGGATGAATAAAATTTCAgcaattcaataaaaaaacatgtaatgtaACACCACACCAGCaccccctttttttaaaaaaaatcaaagacagTGCTCATAGCAGACTCAGActcagaggagctgcagcagcagtttttttccctccttctcaCAGACGCACAGACGGGCCAGCAGACCACAGACGCACAGAGACATGCTACGAGAGGGTGAAGAACAATAGAAGCTGGAGGAGCTGCATATACACAGGTTCTCTGCCAAATTATCGAACAACATTGTCCCACTACTGGAGAAGTCCAGCACTTATCGTAGTGGCAACTGAAACTCAAATGGGGTGCTGTGCAGGGAGATCAGCCACCAGCTGACCTGAGACCCGACCACGCAAATTACCAGGGCCATATCGATGCACTGCTCAGACAAGTAGAGGCTAGGTTCACTCCACAAACAGACGTAAAGAAAATCACAGCCTGCAAACAAGAACCGAATGAAACAGTAGCAGAttgtctggtgtgtctggccAAAGTTTATGATGTAAACAGCGAGCGGTCCAAGGACTTCTTCTAGAGATACAGTCTGAAGTAAAGAGATATTGTATTGATTGTGACACGGGAAGATTGGCAGCTGTTGAAAGATACGCTGCACATGCTGACTTAAGATACggagagaataaaaagaaaaagatcaagcagagtgaagacacagcAGCAAAGCTCCAGATGGCGCAGCTGGACATGTTCCAAGGCCAGTCACGAGGGGTGATGACAATATACCAAGCACAAAGTCACACCCATGGCCATGGCAGGGGACGAGGCTATGGGTGAGATGGGGCACACGCGgaggaaaagacaaaactgGCAGAGAATGTTTCATCTGTGGAAAGATTGGATATTTTGCTTGTGACTGCAGACAAGTTTACACAATATGAAGTATGAAGGCATGtacaagaaaacagcaaagaCAATGGTTCAGCTAACAGCTGACTCCCAAGAGCTGATAGATATTCCTACAACTCTCTGAGCTGAAAGTAAATATGATGTTGGTCTAATTAAACAAGTGCAACCAATTGAAATTATACCTAAATCAGAATCCAGACCATGTAAAGATCAATATCCACTAAAGCCAGAGGCAACAGAAGGTATGACACCAGTGTTTGACCCTCTCCTGAAAGCAGGAATAATTGTACCATGTGACACATCTCCAGTGAATATTTCCAGTGAAAAAGATAATGGTGGAggggcagcagagagagaagatgacaCTCTGAAAGACTGACTGACCAAATGTGCTGATACAGGACTGAGCTGGACGAAGGCTCTCCCCCTGGTGTTAACACAGATGAGAGCACGCACACATAATCTCAGTCCTTTTGAAATCCTATTTGGCAGACCAATGAACACAGGTGTTGGAGCAGCTAAAAGACAGATCCCTGTCACAGAGGAATGTACTGATGAAATGTTGAGATATTGTGTAAACTTATCTTGTCAATGCTCTTAGTTCAATCCACACACAGGTGAAATCAGATTCCGGAACCGATTGACGACTTTCCACCAGCAGTACATGATCGTATTGACAAGAAGACATAATAATGCTCCCTAAGAGAGGTAAAGTGGCAGCAGAAGCTGTGGAGCCTCTGACCTCGAAGAGTGAAACAAACACTTTGGTGTTTTGTAGCAGAGACAACAAACACTACAGGCTCCCAGACAGTCTGTCTGAATTCCTGTTGCAGTGGATTGTTTCAGGACTGGGACAGAAGAAACCCATCTTTCTGGGATTCAGCGTTTTTTGAAATTGAGAGCAACTTAAAAGGTTTGTTGTACAAGACTTGAGTGTGATACATTCTAAAGACACATATTATTCACTCACAGGGGTGCGAGTGATGTACACACTTTTGAATACAGTGGTCTGGGTAAAATAAGTATTGATAATGTGAACAACCCTCAGAAAGCAACTTGTTTTGAGGAGGATCCACTCATAGGTGTTATTACTGTGACGACATGTGTTATGATCCCACATAGACCaggattttttaatttgatattcaATAATTGTAGAGCTGCaaaattgacattttggaaagGAATAATTTCACTCATACATGCAATACAGAAACAACATATAATACACAGTATATGTCATGTTATCAGGCTGGACTAATGTAATTTAGGCACTAGGAACAACACGGTTCACATGGccaaataatgttaaaaattataaatcacaataaaaagAGATTACTGCATTTAACGTTTCTGAGAAATATCTACGtccaaacagaaatacacatgCAGTGCAAATATCCTGTTCATCATAAACACAGTGTGCGCGTATACTCCAACACACCTGTTGTCTTCTTTCTGAGGATGGTTGGAGCTGGGCTTGTCCTCCAGAGTAAGGCTGAGATTATCGGAGCCATAGTAGCTGGTTCGAGGGGTGCTGGTACAACTGGAGCGGATGGACCCCGGGCTGGAGCCTGGAAGCCCCGGGGAGTGGCACCGAGACCGCAGCCTCCCGACCTTGTTGACTACCTTCACGGTTTCAAACACACGCCACGGGTGGTTCCTGTCGGGAGAAAGAGGGTATGAGTGGCTATCAGAGAACATTAACTCACACAATATAAGGCTCTCATCTCTTAGCCATAGACCATGAGTGTGACACTTCTGGAAAATGATTTATTCACCATATAATCCCTAATGCTGCTCCCTCAAACTGAATGGACATAATGGTTCTAAGTAGATTGAGTCCATCAGATTAAATTCACATCCACCTCCTTGTGTGATTTTGAATAAGACAATTTAAGAAATGAgtttatgtttttgatttattgtttcttgCAGGCATGTTTATCCAAcagtgcagaagaagaaaatctgTAACTTTGTAGCACTTTAAAGCCTTtgaaaactgtatttgtttattGGTACAGTGTACAGTTTGTCTGTTGAAAAACAACATCagtaattattattcatttattattataatcaaaaaaatattatttaacacTCAAAAGCTAAAAAGCTGAAGTATTCTGCTTCATCAGGATTGTGTGAGTGTGCTCATATTAAATTTGATTGACAGTCGCCTGGCAACATAGACAACCTTCCCAGTAACTCATCAAATCTTGATTCAAATGTAGCTAAATTTTGATTGGTGCACTGaagtttgtgacatcacattttcttcctgTTGAGCCCCATAACTTTAAATAAGTGAAAagagcaaagacaaaaacacaaataaagaaatctcTAATGTGAAACAATCATCAAAGCAAACTTCACCTGCAGATGAGGATCATGTAATATGATTGAAAGCCCCTGTAAGAgttactaaatggaccttgtggtgagattatTTGTTCAAAAACTTTGTTTCAcaagtcaagaatgaaccttGAAGATCAACTCTAGAATGAACTGTTCCTCGGCATTAaattacaaacataaacaaacagactCACAGCCTGATCtgacaaacatttgttttcatttaaaatacacTTTATGCTACAGTGGAGTCACTTCCTCATACTCTACGCTACCATTACCACATCTGTGACCAGTCCACATGGAGGGCAGATCCAAGAAAAGAAACATGGTAAGATTTTATTTCACCAAGATAAACTTTTaggaaaactacaaaaacaaaacgaaAGCCTAACCTTGATATGTTTTGATGGAACATACAATAAATAGAGGATTGATTTCATTGATGGAGTAGGGTTTGTCAGACTGACACATGAGAGAGGCGATTACTCTTTTCCTGTTGCTGTCGCTGACACAATGACTAAAAGTGGAATTTTACATTGTAACATAAAGTAAACAACCGATCCTGTGGGAAAGACCAGATTTATCTTAGTTCAAATCATTGCACTTCCCACTGCAatttatatttgtttgcatgaaataaatgtttttcattcatttaaactaaaaaaaataagctCAGTGAAGAAATTTAAAACTGGGCagcatctcagtcacttaaaGTACAGAACAATTTAGTATTGCAACTCCTGCTTGGATGGACTTTTCCTTCAATTtctgtatgaaaaaaaatattgcccaataattgattgattaatctttaATGGAAGTAGCTGTTACAGTTTTCTTTGACAACATACtgaattttaaatatgtatacgcctgtgtgattgtgtttttagCTAAACGCTACATGGTTACTTGTGTCTTTTAGGCATATAAGAGAGAGCAGCGCAGACAAGCTACCAGACAACGCAGGGCGCGTGATTCAGACAGTGAAGTGTCTGCGCTTCGACGAGCCCTACAGTCAGCTAAGAAAACCAACCAGAAGCTGTCCTCCATAAATTTTAATCTGGGGAAACAGGTTGAGGAATTCAAGCGCATGGAGATCAGTTGGGTAAAGCAAAAGGGGAAACTAATGCATGATAACAGTTGCATACATAAGATATTTgagacaaaatacaacaaagctAGAAATGAGATCAACAGGTTGGAGGAGGCTTTGGATGCCGCTGAGGCCGACAAAGAGCAGATTAACAGGAAGAACGAGAAGATCAGAGAGAGCCAAAAGGAAATAGAAGCTCTTCAAGAGAGACTCCATCACCAAAGGGAGATTATCAATATAGTCCAATCTTTCTGGGAGAAAGACTACAAACAGCTCCAAACTGACTTTGAGAACATCGTGAATGTAGTCAAGGCAGAGTTGGACAACCAGTGGAGCCTTAAAGAGATACAAATAACCACTGAACTTAAAGAAATCCATGAGAAGTGCCGGATGCAGCGAGAGGAGATAATGATAAAGGAAAAGATGATCACCGGGCTCCTGAGGGAAAGGCTGGATCTCATGAACGAAATGTTGCAGACTGCGATCCAAATGCACGAGAAGGACGACGCGCATGAGCAGAGTGAGAGACAGTGGAAGATAAAATGTGAGGCCCTGGAGTTGGTGCTCAGGAAGGAGCACgctaagagagaggagagcgagAAGGTAGACCCTTTCACTTTCATTCATGCTGATCACTTTGCTCTGCAGAAAAGACAACTTGTTGAGAATTATCCTCTGATAGCCTGATTGAAATACACTCTGAtatgtcttgtctttttttctagGAGCCAGTCtcaaaaaagatgaaaaggcTATTCAGTTTCCAAAGAAAGAAGAAGGCAGCTGATAGCGACAGCGAGGACAGCGAAGACAGCGATGATGATGCTTGACTGGCTCCAGCCAGGCAGCAATAGAGCATCATTCACACATGCTAcactccttcctctccctcttctttcctTCACAGTGACTCAGTCTGTAGcctgacaaaaatattaaaattatacTTGGCTATAATGAATgactgtttttcagtgtttttgaagcTTTGACCTCCTTCTGGTTCTCTCGCTTCTCTCACACCTTCTCTTAAGATCACTTAAGAAgattttattcttattcttatttatttttattttttgtttcatgtcaaaaaaaatgttgtgttactcattttattttactgacttCAGGGGCGCAATATTTTACCACACGTCAACCAAACCCAATGTGATttttcagatttatttcctttaaataaTCAGTTATACCGTCTGTAAATTTCATAATTCACTGTAAGGCAGTAATACGTTCCAGACGGCCCCTGCGTGATGGCTTGAATGAACCAAAGTAAATTGGTTTGGATTAAAGTGATATTTCACCTCCAGTGAAGTCAAACACTCATCCCCTGTAGGCCTCAAAAGGCTGTAAAAAGTTTCTTGATTGCTCCTTTGCAGAAGAGCAGCTGCAGTCAGCTTGAATTTACAGCAATTACAATACATTCCAGCCGTGACAATTTTTCACAGTGAGGGGGATTTAAGCATCAAATTAGCCTTAATGACTCACGTAAAGTAAATTTCCCGGTGCTGAATTTATGGCTCTCCAGTCACATGAGTCCTGAACTTTATCTAATTATAGGAATTGTTCTACGCATGAGAAGGCACACATAATCAAATCCACTCCCATTACATTTACAGTGTGAACAGACGAACCTATAAACAGAAAAGGGGATCAAACAACACTTTGAGAGCTGCCTGTGAACAAGTAC
The DNA window shown above is from Thunnus maccoyii chromosome 2, fThuMac1.1, whole genome shotgun sequence and carries:
- the hap1 gene encoding trafficking kinesin-binding protein 1 isoform X1, with translation MDRDTEGSFSPVTMEVWSSSASEEEEEERSTSSLVDEVVEEEKKCLNSNNNNNNNNSDGICREVTQVLCSDRVGQVTKTYHDIKAVTHLLEEKERDLELAARIGQSLLKQNQELTARNEMLDEQLEIAKEEIAQLRHELTMRDDLLQFYASTEEIENAESHSPIKRNESCSSLSNFVHYDFLQQKLKGLEEENRKLRSEANDLTTETTNYEEQEQELMMVCVEELSSVNKQVVDLSEELARKVEDSVRQQEEISSLLAQIVDLQARCKGLTHENEELNQHLSASRESQIKLKSELKDLQDKYSECEDMLHEAREDIKNLRNKSLPNSTVQRYTALASVLPMDCLAAEIEGTFRKGLDTPAPSEYKNHPWRVFETVKVVNKVGRLRSRCHSPGLPGSSPGSIRSSCTSTPRTSYYGSDNLSLTLEDKPSSNHPQKEDNSVSGPKRLGQPGTPGGQDLEAALRNLSARQQNHSSERPFFDVERERKLRALAANCEEGEGSSGFLTPNDSLVSSPAASTGTNYSNGSSRHSCGSSGGSRSYLPDRLQIVKPLEGSVTLHQWQQLAKPNLGGILHPRPGVLTKDFRELEVDIQHVYSLNDLEEDEPDLSLLSGAHGMVSSSGPNLPQTSPTHTITTSQVLQPSLLIPPFSASLHSFGVPSCRNCEHVSASPPSHQQHFGLGGWTPITATTDTINVATSSLGLLQLLQEHGISASTHPHHNLHRTHSTKPSRSAANESSGGSRKDKEGRRNIFSLNLVGKLQSLGLYRVAAWGMRGRDGTVRHPPKV
- the LOC121886081 gene encoding uncharacterized protein LOC121886081 → MEGRSKKRNMAYKREQRRQATRQRRARDSDSEVSALRRALQSAKKTNQKLSSINFNLGKQVEEFKRMEISWVKQKGKLMHDNSCIHKIFETKYNKARNEINRLEEALDAAEADKEQINRKNEKIRESQKEIEALQERLHHQREIINIVQSFWEKDYKQLQTDFENIVNVVKAELDNQWSLKEIQITTELKEIHEKCRMQREEIMIKEKMITGLLRERLDLMNEMLQTAIQMHEKDDAHEQSERQWKIKCEALELVLRKEHAKREESEKEPVSKKMKRLFSFQRKKKAADSDSEDSEDSDDDA